The following are encoded in a window of Castanea sativa cultivar Marrone di Chiusa Pesio chromosome 5, ASM4071231v1 genomic DNA:
- the LOC142634368 gene encoding (3S,6E)-nerolidol synthase 1-like encodes MALSIKPLFASYNRPIAPKRIPQATNSDHFSQNSLPSSHKLSTAHDHTLSLPLKHHNYRSKYDADKIHSQHAQKLKEVRHVLSKAGEDPLEGLYMIDAIQRLGIDYHFQEEIKTVLRRQNMISSACGYNDINNQPYETALRFRLLRQDGYYVSSALFNNFKDKERKFISSLVEDIKGLKGLYEASQLSIEGEDILDEAEEFSRQYLTEWATHLDHQQAILITDTLKNPRHKSLARFTTKNIQTNIQGTNEWINVVQELAQIDSHMVHEIHQKEIHQILKWWKDLGLANELKFARDQPLKWYMWPMACLTDPILSEQRVELTKPLALLYIIDDIFDVRGTLDELKHFTEVVNKWELDAAEQLPDYMKICFKALYDITNEICYKVYKKHGWNPMESLKKTWARLCNAFLLEAQWLAHGIYPNTEEYLKNALISTGVHMVLVHTFFFLGQGITNETVDLLDDVPGIISSTAKILRFWDDLGSAKDENQDGRDGSYLNCYMKEHPGSSIKDTREKIISMIADEWKCLNKECLSSYPFPASFKNVSLNAARMVPLMYNYDDNHRLPSLEEHMKSLLISSVVTEQNEPTIA; translated from the exons ATGGCTTTGTCTATTAAGCCCCTCTTTGCTTCCTACAATCGTCCAATTGCTCCTAAGAGGATTCCACAAGCTACCAATTCAGACCACTTCAGCCAGAATTCTTTGCCTAGTTCTCACAAATTGAGCACTGCCCATGATCACACATTGTCTCTCCCCTTAAAACATCACAACTACAGAAGCAAATATGATGCT GATAAAATTCACAGCCAACATGCACAGAAGTTGAAAGAAGTTAGGCACGTGCTGAGCAAAGCTGGAGAAGATCCATTGGAAGGTTTATATATGATTGATGCGATTCAACGCCTTGGAATTGACTACCACTTCCAAGAAGAGATTAAAACAGTTCTACGGAGGCAAAATATGATATCTAGTGCTTGTGGTTATAATGATATCAACAATCAACCTTACGAAACTGCTCTACGCTTTCGATTATTGAGACAAGATGGTTACTACGTTTCTTCAG CGTTGTTTAACAACTTCAAGGACAAGGAGAGGAAGTTCATATCAAGTCTAGTCGAAGATATAAAGGGATTGAAGGGCTTATATGAAGCTTCTCAGTTGAGTATTGAAGGAGAAGATATACTTGATGAAGCTGAAGAGTTTAGTCGCCAATATCTTACCGAATGGGCGACGCATCTTGATCATCAACAAGCCATTCTTATCACGGATACACTGAAGAATCCTCGTCACAAGAGTCTGGCAAGGTTCACGACTAAAAACATTCAAACTAACATTCAAGGGACAAATGAATGGATCAATGTTGTGCAAGAACTAGCTCAAATAGATTCCCACATGGTTCATGAAATACACCAAAaggaaattcatcaaattttGAA aTGGTGGAAAGACCTAGGCTTGGCCAATGAGTTGAAATTTGCTAGGGACCAGCCACTTAAATGGTACATGTGGCCCATGGCATGCCTCACAGATCCAATCTTGTCGGAACAAAGGGTTGAgctcacaaaacccttggcacTACTCTACATAATAGATGACATATTTGATGTTCGTGGAACCCTCGATGAACTTAAACACTTCACAGAAGTTGTCAACAA ATGGGAACTTGATGCTGCTGAGCAACTACCAGACTACATGAAGATATGCTTCAAGGCTCTTTATGACATTACCAACGAAATCTGCTACAAGGTCTACAAAAAGCATGGATGGAACCCCATGGAAAGCCTTAAAAAAACG TGGGCGAGATTGTGCAACGCATTCTTATTAGAAGCACAATGGTTGGCTCATgggatctatccaaatacagaAGAGTACTTGAAGAATGCCCTTATCAGCACAGGAGTGCATATGGTGCTTGTtcatactttctttttcttgggtCAAGGCATAACCAATGAAACTGTAGATCTTCTAGATGATGTTCCGGGCATTATATCTTCCACTGCGAAAATTCTTCGCTTTTGGGATGACTTGGGAAGTGCCAAG GACGAGAATCAAGATGGGCGTGATGGATCTTATTTAAACTGCTACATGAAAGAACATCCTGGCTCTTCAATCAAAGACacaagagagaaaataatatctATGATTGCAGACGAATGGAAGTGCCTCAACAAGGAATGCCTCTCTTCATATCCATTCCCTGCATCTTTTAAGAATGTCTCTCTCAATGCTGCAAGGATGGTTCCTTTGATGTACAATTACGATGACAATCACCGCCTTCCAAGTTTAGAGGAGCATATGAAGTCTCTGCTAATTAGCAGTGTTGTTACAGAACAAAATGAACCGACTATTGCTTGA